Proteins encoded in a region of the Nocardia asteroides genome:
- a CDS encoding Uma2 family endonuclease: MSEILDWAREENLQPAPITLEIWKKLPENFCRLVEVVNGEAVRADEPTRPHQKSARRIADFVETAAEAHINRYRDGCLDVDMDFDVLLWELPRVTIRRPDIALLECAPPELRPLPASLVKLVIEVVSPGTERVDTADKFAEYALAGIPWYWIAWVSNNRVDSIEVYVLDHVLGQYRPHMKLEPTDTPTVIDVPIEITIDWGRLGVLAR, from the coding sequence TTGTCCGAGATTCTGGATTGGGCGCGAGAAGAGAACCTACAGCCGGCGCCGATCACGTTGGAGATCTGGAAGAAGCTTCCCGAGAATTTCTGCCGTTTGGTAGAGGTGGTGAACGGGGAAGCCGTGCGGGCGGACGAGCCTACGCGGCCGCATCAGAAGTCCGCTCGCCGGATAGCCGACTTCGTCGAGACCGCTGCCGAAGCTCACATCAACCGATACCGTGATGGCTGCTTGGACGTCGATATGGATTTCGATGTGCTGCTGTGGGAGCTGCCGAGGGTGACGATTCGACGGCCGGACATCGCACTGCTCGAGTGTGCCCCGCCCGAACTTCGGCCGTTGCCCGCTTCGCTGGTCAAGCTGGTGATCGAAGTTGTTTCCCCAGGCACCGAGCGTGTGGACACGGCCGACAAGTTCGCGGAGTATGCGCTGGCCGGGATCCCGTGGTACTGGATCGCCTGGGTGTCGAACAATCGCGTCGATTCGATCGAGGTCTACGTGCTCGACCATGTGCTCGGTCAGTATCGACCGCATATGAAGCTGGAGCCGACCGATACACCGACTGTCATCGATGTACCGATCGAGATAACAATCGATTGGGGCAGACTCGGAGTGCTGGCACGCTGA
- a CDS encoding molybdopterin-dependent oxidoreductase: protein MADLRLRVVAGVVSAGLALGVAELFAAFSGPDRAPLNALGSAVVDHTPDGLREWAITTFGTNDKAVLYLVMGAIAVLVAAVAGAIERTTRAAGSWLFAVFGVVAVWAAVARGGLSAALPTVVGVAVGIYALRALTRRIDVAIEESSAETRSDGGELAVDEAAPAGPGRDHASSVIGTSQRRSPERRQVLQGLLVTGGLAVVTGVGGRMLGARRGDVSGERAAVRLPEPTAPTEPLAPGVDLRLPGLTPYLTANDDFYRIDTALIVPQVSKDDWELRIHGMVDREIRLSWADLASRPIEERMVTLACVSNPIGGDLIGNARWLGYRVDQLLAEARPHPDADMVLSRSADGWTAGTPLAALTDGRDALLAIGMNGEPLPVQHGYPARLVVPGLYGYVSATKWVTELEVTRFDRATAYWTRRGWSALGPIKTGTRIDTPRARGRLQPGRVPVAGVAWAQHRGIRAVEVQIDNGPWQQARLSAEQSIDTWRQWVFDWEATSGPHTIRARATDATGETQTAERRDVIPDGATGHPSVTVSVG from the coding sequence ATGGCCGATCTGCGATTGCGCGTGGTGGCCGGGGTCGTCTCGGCGGGACTGGCGCTGGGCGTGGCCGAATTGTTCGCGGCTTTCTCCGGCCCTGACCGCGCTCCGCTCAACGCGCTCGGCTCGGCGGTGGTCGACCACACGCCCGACGGGTTGCGCGAGTGGGCCATCACCACGTTCGGCACGAACGACAAGGCCGTGCTGTACCTGGTCATGGGTGCTATCGCGGTGCTGGTCGCCGCAGTGGCAGGAGCGATCGAACGGACAACCCGCGCCGCCGGGTCGTGGTTGTTCGCCGTCTTCGGGGTGGTCGCGGTGTGGGCGGCCGTCGCGCGCGGCGGTCTGTCCGCCGCGCTGCCGACTGTCGTCGGCGTCGCCGTGGGCATCTATGCGCTGCGGGCGCTGACCCGTCGCATCGACGTGGCGATCGAAGAGTCATCTGCCGAGACCCGCTCGGACGGAGGCGAACTCGCCGTGGACGAAGCCGCGCCGGCAGGACCGGGCCGGGACCACGCCTCGTCGGTCATCGGCACATCGCAGCGTCGGTCGCCGGAACGAAGGCAGGTCCTGCAGGGTTTGCTGGTGACCGGCGGGTTGGCTGTGGTCACCGGGGTCGGCGGACGAATGCTCGGCGCGCGGCGCGGCGACGTTTCCGGTGAGCGCGCCGCCGTGCGCTTGCCGGAGCCGACCGCCCCCACCGAGCCTCTCGCGCCCGGCGTGGATCTTCGTCTCCCAGGACTGACGCCGTATCTCACCGCGAACGACGACTTCTACCGGATCGATACCGCGCTGATCGTTCCGCAGGTGTCCAAGGACGACTGGGAGCTGCGCATCCACGGCATGGTCGACCGCGAAATCCGGTTGAGCTGGGCGGATCTGGCGAGCCGCCCGATCGAGGAGCGCATGGTCACGCTGGCGTGCGTGTCGAATCCGATCGGCGGCGACCTGATCGGCAACGCGCGCTGGCTCGGCTACCGCGTGGATCAACTGCTCGCCGAGGCCCGGCCGCACCCCGACGCCGACATGGTGCTCTCGCGCAGCGCCGACGGGTGGACCGCGGGCACTCCGCTGGCGGCGCTCACCGACGGACGCGATGCTCTGCTCGCGATCGGCATGAACGGCGAACCCCTGCCGGTGCAGCACGGCTACCCGGCCCGGTTGGTCGTGCCCGGTCTCTACGGGTACGTCTCGGCCACCAAATGGGTGACCGAACTGGAAGTCACCCGCTTCGACCGCGCCACCGCGTACTGGACCCGTCGCGGCTGGTCGGCGCTCGGCCCGATCAAGACCGGCACCCGCATCGACACCCCCCGCGCCCGCGGTCGCCTCCAGCCCGGCCGCGTTCCGGTCGCCGGTGTCGCGTGGGCACAGCATCGCGGCATCCGCGCGGTCGAAGTTCAGATCGACAACGGCCCCTGGCAGCAGGCTCGTCTCTCCGCGGAACAATCCATCGACACCTGGCGCCAGTGGGTCTTCGACTGGGAGGCCACCTCCGGCCCGCACACCATCCGCGCCCGCGCCACCGACGCGACCGGCGAAACCCAGACCGCCGAACGCCGCGACGTGATTCCTGACGGCGCCACCGGCCACCCCTCGGTCACGGTCAGCGTGGGCTGA
- a CDS encoding long-chain fatty acid--CoA ligase yields MREFEVPASYTIPDDANNSDNVFRHAEQSPNTVLFNVPNGSGGWRDVTAAEFAATVTGVAKGLIASGLELGDRVAIMAPTRYEWAVLDFAIWAAGGCTVAIYDSSAAEQAKWILQDSATKLLILDSDKHRKVIDEIESGSLPDLREILQIDKGALDELIGRGADTDDQAVHDRRAQVGAQSPATLIYTSGTTGRPKGVMLTHANLYAESKSDRIALHKYVTEGKKTLMFLPLAHVFARAVALAAFDAKVIVAHTADWSTLVEQFGSYRPHFILSVPRVFEKVFNSAKQKAHDGGKGKIFDAAAATAIAWSESLDNGGPGVGLKLKHALFDKLVYSKLRAALGGQCEAAVSGGGPLGARLGHFFRGVGVTIYEGYGLTETTAAIAVNTPEHIRVGSVGRPIEGHAAKIAEDGELLLRGSVVFSGYWGNAEATEDAFENGWFKTGDLGAIDGDGFITITGRKKEIIVTAGGKNVSPALLEDSLRAHPLISQVMVVGDGQPFIGALITLDPESLPGWKERHNLPADTPIEKLIENPDLLAEVNAAVAETNKKVSHAEQIKKTRLLTIDWTQETGELTPKMSLKRAVVMKQHADDVASIYH; encoded by the coding sequence ATGCGAGAGTTCGAAGTCCCGGCTTCTTACACCATTCCGGATGACGCGAACAATTCCGACAACGTCTTCCGCCATGCCGAGCAGTCGCCGAACACGGTGCTGTTCAACGTGCCGAACGGCAGTGGCGGCTGGCGGGATGTCACCGCCGCCGAGTTCGCGGCAACCGTTACCGGCGTGGCGAAAGGCCTGATCGCTTCGGGTCTGGAACTCGGTGATCGCGTCGCCATCATGGCCCCCACGCGCTACGAGTGGGCCGTCCTCGATTTCGCCATCTGGGCCGCGGGCGGCTGCACCGTCGCGATCTACGACAGTTCCGCCGCCGAGCAGGCCAAGTGGATCCTGCAGGACTCGGCCACCAAGCTGCTGATCCTCGACAGCGACAAGCACCGCAAGGTGATCGACGAGATCGAATCCGGGTCGCTGCCGGACCTGCGGGAGATCCTGCAGATCGACAAGGGCGCGCTGGACGAACTGATCGGCCGCGGCGCCGACACCGACGACCAGGCCGTGCACGACCGTCGCGCTCAGGTCGGCGCGCAGTCGCCGGCCACCCTGATCTACACCTCGGGCACCACGGGCCGCCCGAAGGGCGTCATGCTGACCCACGCGAACCTGTACGCGGAGTCCAAATCCGACCGGATCGCGCTGCACAAGTACGTCACCGAGGGCAAGAAGACCCTCATGTTCCTGCCGCTGGCGCATGTCTTCGCCCGCGCCGTCGCGCTGGCCGCGTTCGACGCGAAGGTGATCGTCGCGCATACCGCCGACTGGTCCACCCTGGTCGAGCAGTTCGGCAGCTACCGCCCGCACTTCATCCTCTCGGTGCCCCGGGTGTTCGAGAAGGTGTTCAACAGCGCCAAGCAGAAGGCGCACGACGGCGGCAAGGGCAAGATCTTCGACGCAGCCGCCGCTACCGCGATCGCGTGGAGCGAGTCGCTCGACAACGGCGGCCCCGGCGTCGGCCTCAAGCTCAAGCACGCCCTGTTCGACAAGCTGGTCTACAGCAAGCTGCGCGCGGCGCTCGGCGGCCAGTGCGAGGCGGCCGTCTCCGGCGGCGGTCCGCTCGGTGCGCGGCTCGGCCATTTCTTCCGCGGCGTCGGCGTGACCATCTATGAGGGCTACGGTCTCACCGAGACCACCGCGGCCATCGCGGTCAACACCCCGGAACACATCCGGGTCGGCTCGGTCGGGCGGCCGATCGAGGGCCACGCCGCCAAGATCGCCGAGGACGGCGAGCTGCTGCTGCGCGGTTCGGTCGTGTTCAGCGGCTACTGGGGCAACGCGGAGGCCACCGAGGACGCGTTCGAGAACGGCTGGTTCAAGACCGGTGACCTCGGCGCGATCGATGGCGACGGCTTCATCACCATCACCGGCCGCAAGAAGGAGATCATCGTCACCGCCGGTGGCAAGAACGTCTCCCCCGCGCTGCTGGAGGACTCGCTGCGCGCGCATCCGCTGATCAGCCAGGTGATGGTGGTCGGCGACGGCCAGCCGTTCATCGGCGCGCTGATCACGCTGGATCCGGAGTCGCTGCCGGGCTGGAAGGAACGCCACAACCTGCCCGCCGATACCCCGATCGAGAAGCTGATCGAAAACCCGGATCTGCTCGCCGAGGTGAACGCGGCGGTGGCCGAGACCAACAAGAAGGTCTCGCACGCCGAGCAGATCAAGAAGACGCGTCTGCTGACCATCGACTGGACCCAGGAGACCGGCGAGCTCACCCCGAAGATGTCGCTCAAGCGCGCGGTCGTGATGAAGCAGCACGCCGACGACGTGGCGAGCATCTACCACTGA
- a CDS encoding alpha/beta hydrolase, which translates to MRDMNLPLPLARAVLNPIFRVTLNKRLPFPMQRRLLDVSSRAQLLPAGAVVRPLRLGGRPAERIGFADTSDDGAVLYLHGGGYAVGSLATHRSLAARLARDTGYAVYVLDYRLAPEHPFPAALDDAEAAFLELVASAGLQPGRIAVSGDSAGGGLSLALAQRLIARHGQTPAALGLIAPWADPNEIPERERDLVINKPWSRACAAAYLGEGDSADPAYAPLTGELRGLPPTYVQVDVSELLHNQCVALVAALRAAGVHVRFTESKGLWHVAQLQAALAAPAAAALGELAGFLREAIQPADLRELG; encoded by the coding sequence ATGCGAGACATGAACCTTCCGCTGCCCCTCGCGCGGGCGGTGTTGAATCCGATCTTCCGGGTCACGCTGAACAAGCGGTTGCCGTTTCCGATGCAGCGCAGGCTACTCGACGTGAGTTCGCGGGCGCAGTTGCTGCCCGCGGGCGCCGTCGTGCGGCCGCTGCGGCTGGGCGGTAGGCCCGCCGAGCGGATCGGTTTCGCGGACACGTCCGACGACGGCGCGGTCCTCTATCTCCACGGGGGCGGCTACGCGGTCGGCTCACTGGCGACGCACCGCTCGCTGGCCGCCCGGTTGGCGCGAGACACCGGCTACGCGGTCTACGTGCTGGACTACCGCCTCGCGCCGGAGCACCCGTTTCCCGCGGCCCTGGACGACGCCGAGGCGGCATTCCTGGAACTGGTGGCGAGCGCGGGCTTGCAGCCGGGCCGGATCGCCGTCTCCGGCGATTCCGCGGGCGGCGGCCTGTCGCTCGCGCTGGCGCAACGCCTGATCGCCCGGCACGGGCAGACCCCGGCAGCGCTCGGCTTGATCGCACCGTGGGCCGACCCCAACGAGATCCCGGAGCGAGAACGCGACCTGGTGATCAACAAGCCGTGGTCACGCGCTTGTGCTGCCGCCTACCTGGGCGAGGGCGACTCCGCCGATCCGGCTTACGCCCCGCTGACCGGCGAGCTGCGTGGCCTGCCCCCGACCTACGTGCAGGTGGACGTCAGCGAACTGCTGCACAACCAGTGCGTCGCACTGGTCGCCGCACTGCGCGCGGCGGGTGTGCACGTCCGCTTCACCGAGAGCAAGGGATTGTGGCACGTCGCACAGCTGCAGGCCGCCCTGGCGGCGCCCGCCGCGGCCGCGCTGGGCGAACTCGCCGGGTTCCTTCGCGAAGCGATTCAACCGGCGGACCTGCGCGAACTAGGATGA
- a CDS encoding transporter — protein sequence MVSAPSQRVLARLLVVASVALVVSCGNDESPAPSITVGAGDSVESSVLAEIYAGALARTGARTAVAPRLGGRADYLAALDADRVQVVGEHAGALLAHFDEHASVRLPKEVASAVSAALPEGLVVSDLADGADLRPRVLLTAQAAAHDKVRSVGDLAPHCGALTVGVAAPPGLLPSAGKDRVTGCDFAATVAFPDPAALRKALLDGEVQAGLLSGPLELAPGAADGLTVLSDDGYAVRAENVLPLFRKGLLDQRQIKKLNYVAGELTTDELAAMIRRVRDEGAAPGDVARAWLDDHAL from the coding sequence ATGGTGTCGGCCCCGTCACAGCGGGTTCTGGCTCGCTTGCTGGTCGTCGCTTCCGTCGCGCTGGTGGTGTCCTGCGGGAACGACGAATCGCCCGCGCCGTCGATCACCGTCGGCGCGGGCGATTCGGTGGAGTCCTCGGTGCTCGCCGAGATCTATGCGGGCGCGCTGGCGCGTACCGGCGCGCGCACCGCGGTCGCTCCCCGTCTCGGCGGCCGGGCGGACTACCTCGCCGCGCTCGACGCCGACCGGGTCCAGGTGGTCGGTGAGCACGCCGGGGCGTTGCTGGCCCACTTCGACGAACACGCGTCGGTTCGCCTGCCGAAGGAGGTGGCGAGCGCGGTGAGCGCCGCACTGCCCGAGGGGCTGGTGGTCTCCGACCTCGCCGACGGCGCCGATCTGCGGCCGCGGGTGCTGCTCACCGCGCAGGCGGCGGCGCACGACAAGGTGCGTTCGGTGGGCGATCTCGCGCCACACTGTGGTGCGCTGACCGTCGGTGTGGCAGCCCCGCCGGGCCTGCTGCCGTCTGCGGGCAAGGATCGCGTCACCGGATGCGACTTCGCTGCCACCGTAGCGTTCCCCGACCCGGCTGCGCTGCGAAAAGCGCTGCTGGACGGTGAGGTCCAGGCCGGTTTGCTGAGCGGTCCACTCGAACTGGCGCCCGGCGCGGCGGACGGTCTGACCGTGCTGTCCGACGATGGTTATGCCGTGCGGGCCGAGAACGTCCTGCCGCTGTTCCGCAAAGGTCTGCTGGACCAGCGACAGATCAAGAAGCTGAACTATGTGGCGGGCGAGCTGACGACGGACGAACTGGCAGCCATGATCCGTCGTGTCCGGGACGAGGGCGCCGCGCCGGGGGACGTCGCGCGCGCCTGGTTGGATGACCACGCGTTGTAG
- a CDS encoding PadR family transcriptional regulator translates to MGHGQEHSTVTPLGIAVLALLEERPMHPYEMFQTLIARREDKLVKVRPGSLYHTVSRLADQELVRAEGVERAGNRPERTTYRITGRGKDALRNRIAEIVRRPVPEYPIFPVALGELHNLPKPEAMALLRERIGVLEIELADTDMLSAWAEEHAVPRRYWIALPYLRAMLAAELAWVVQFTGELDSGALEWEDFAPATGARSDDGDTGSVAGSTASRAVPGGAEANSVQSFSNNPS, encoded by the coding sequence ATGGGGCACGGGCAGGAGCATTCGACGGTGACGCCGTTGGGTATCGCCGTGCTCGCGCTGCTCGAGGAGCGGCCCATGCATCCGTACGAGATGTTCCAGACGCTGATCGCGCGGCGGGAGGACAAGCTGGTCAAGGTACGGCCCGGTTCGCTGTATCACACCGTGTCCCGGCTGGCCGATCAGGAACTGGTCCGCGCCGAGGGCGTCGAACGAGCCGGAAACCGGCCCGAACGCACCACCTACCGGATCACCGGGCGCGGCAAGGACGCGCTGCGTAACCGGATCGCCGAGATCGTGCGACGACCCGTGCCGGAGTACCCGATCTTCCCGGTGGCGCTGGGTGAATTGCACAACCTGCCCAAGCCGGAGGCGATGGCGCTGCTGCGGGAACGAATCGGCGTACTGGAAATCGAACTGGCCGACACCGACATGCTGAGCGCGTGGGCCGAAGAGCACGCCGTTCCCCGCCGCTACTGGATCGCGCTGCCCTATCTGCGGGCGATGCTCGCCGCCGAACTCGCCTGGGTCGTCCAGTTCACCGGCGAGTTGGACAGCGGCGCACTCGAATGGGAGGACTTCGCCCCGGCGACCGGCGCCCGCTCCGACGACGGCGACACCGGGTCGGTGGCCGGATCCACCGCATCGCGGGCGGTGCCGGGCGGCGCCGAGGCGAACTCCGTGCAGAGCTTTTCGAATAATCCGAGTTAG
- a CDS encoding DHA2 family efflux MFS transporter permease subunit, with amino-acid sequence MSTQRNPWPALLALVVGFFMILLDMTIVAVANPAIMTSLHADISQVIWVTSAYLLTYAVPLLVTGRLGDRFGPKNIYLIGLAVFTAASLWCGLSGSVGMLIAARAAQGIGAALMTPQTMAVITRTFPPDRRGAAMGLWGGVAGLATLVGPILGGVLVDGLGWEWIFIVNVPVGIVAFALAVWLVPTLPTHEHKFDIPGVLLSGIGMFLLVFGIQEGNSYDWSLRIRLLIGAGLVVLAVFVVNQARNKGEPLLPLSLFRDRNFALSNAAIAAMGAAVTSLMVPTYFYLQAVREMSPTESALVFAPMAIVTGVAAPLVGKFADRLHPRTVPTIGFGLFALSVFWFAALMRPDSSLAWFLVAAGLAGFANACIWAPLATTATHNLPVQQAGAGAGIYNTTRQVGSVLGSAAIGALVAARMTANGLGGGPVAEGGAGQGPIPEVVEDSFSTALSQSTLLPAAILLLGVAASALFIRHGASARAGAPGSVEPVEADLSS; translated from the coding sequence ATGTCCACCCAACGCAATCCGTGGCCGGCGCTGCTGGCGCTCGTCGTCGGCTTCTTCATGATCCTGCTGGACATGACGATCGTCGCCGTCGCCAATCCCGCGATCATGACGAGCCTGCACGCCGACATCTCGCAGGTGATCTGGGTGACCAGCGCCTACCTGCTCACCTACGCGGTGCCGCTGCTGGTCACCGGGAGGCTGGGTGACCGATTCGGGCCCAAGAACATCTATCTGATCGGCTTGGCGGTGTTCACCGCCGCGTCGCTGTGGTGCGGATTGTCCGGCAGCGTCGGCATGCTGATCGCCGCGCGCGCGGCACAGGGCATCGGCGCCGCGCTGATGACACCCCAGACCATGGCCGTGATCACCAGGACTTTCCCGCCGGACCGGCGCGGCGCCGCCATGGGTCTGTGGGGCGGCGTCGCGGGGCTGGCGACACTGGTCGGCCCGATCCTCGGCGGTGTGCTGGTGGACGGTCTCGGCTGGGAGTGGATCTTCATCGTCAACGTTCCGGTCGGCATCGTCGCCTTCGCGTTGGCGGTCTGGCTGGTGCCCACGCTGCCGACCCATGAGCACAAGTTCGACATCCCCGGCGTACTGCTCAGCGGCATCGGGATGTTCCTGCTGGTGTTCGGTATCCAGGAGGGCAACAGCTACGACTGGTCGTTGCGTATCCGGTTGCTGATCGGCGCGGGCCTGGTCGTGCTCGCGGTATTCGTGGTCAACCAGGCCAGGAACAAGGGGGAGCCGCTGTTGCCGCTGAGCCTGTTCCGCGACCGCAACTTCGCGCTGTCGAATGCCGCGATCGCCGCGATGGGCGCGGCGGTGACCTCCCTGATGGTGCCGACCTACTTCTACCTGCAGGCCGTGCGAGAGATGTCACCGACCGAGTCCGCGCTGGTCTTCGCGCCGATGGCGATTGTGACCGGCGTCGCTGCCCCACTGGTCGGCAAGTTCGCCGACCGGCTGCACCCGAGGACCGTGCCCACCATCGGCTTCGGTCTGTTCGCGCTGTCGGTGTTCTGGTTCGCGGCGTTGATGCGACCGGATTCGTCGCTGGCGTGGTTCTTGGTGGCCGCAGGGCTGGCCGGCTTCGCCAACGCCTGCATCTGGGCTCCGCTGGCGACCACCGCCACCCACAACCTCCCGGTCCAGCAGGCCGGCGCCGGCGCCGGCATCTACAACACCACTCGTCAGGTGGGCTCGGTGCTCGGCAGCGCGGCGATCGGCGCGCTGGTGGCGGCCCGTATGACGGCGAACGGGCTGGGCGGCGGACCGGTCGCCGAGGGCGGCGCGGGCCAGGGCCCGATCCCGGAGGTCGTCGAGGATTCCTTCAGCACCGCGCTGAGCCAGTCGACCCTGCTTCCCGCGGCAATCCTGCTCCTCGGCGTCGCCGCCTCGGCTCTGTTCATCCGCCACGGCGCGTCCGCTCGCGCCGGTGCACCGGGCTCGGTGGAACCGGTCGAGGCCGATCTCAGCAGTTGA
- a CDS encoding ABC transporter ATP-binding protein: MSDIEFSGISKIYPDGTHAVTDLDLRIESGSFTVFVGPSGCGKTTSMRMINRMIVPTSGTITIAGRDTSTVDPVRLRLGIGYVIQSGGLLPHRTVVDNVATVPVLRGDSRRAARAAALEVLDRVGLDRSLAGRYPAQLSGGQQQRVGVARALAADPPVLLMDEPFSAVDPVVRAELQVEMQRLQAELHKTIVFVTHDIDEAITLGDRVAVFGRGGVLQQYDPPQRLLAQPATDFVADFVGRDRGYRGLSFRTANDVPLHEIRAALADEVRGLRLDAGEWVLVVDARNKPVGWMDVTGVEGLRAGRALADSMSAGGSLFTPTGDLRQALDAAISSPSGIGVAVDDEGAVRGGVLATEVLAQLAGQRAREDAERNRHFFEEQVT; encoded by the coding sequence TTGTCCGATATCGAGTTCTCCGGTATCAGCAAGATCTATCCGGACGGCACCCACGCCGTCACCGACCTCGATCTGCGCATCGAATCGGGATCGTTCACCGTGTTCGTCGGCCCCTCCGGCTGCGGGAAGACGACCTCGATGCGGATGATCAACCGCATGATCGTCCCGACCTCGGGAACGATCACCATCGCGGGACGAGACACTTCGACCGTCGACCCGGTCCGGCTGCGCCTCGGGATCGGCTACGTCATCCAGAGCGGCGGCCTGCTGCCACACCGGACGGTCGTGGACAATGTCGCGACCGTGCCTGTGCTGCGTGGGGACTCCCGCCGAGCGGCCCGCGCCGCGGCGCTCGAGGTACTCGACCGGGTAGGTCTGGACCGCTCGCTGGCCGGGCGATACCCGGCACAGCTGTCGGGCGGTCAGCAGCAGCGCGTCGGCGTGGCCCGCGCGCTTGCCGCGGACCCGCCGGTCCTGCTGATGGACGAACCGTTCAGTGCCGTCGACCCGGTGGTGCGGGCCGAATTGCAGGTCGAAATGCAAAGGCTGCAAGCCGAATTGCACAAGACCATCGTGTTCGTCACCCATGACATCGATGAGGCGATCACGCTCGGCGATCGCGTGGCGGTGTTCGGTCGCGGCGGTGTGCTGCAGCAATACGATCCGCCGCAACGCCTGCTGGCGCAGCCTGCCACCGATTTCGTCGCCGACTTCGTCGGCCGTGACCGCGGTTACCGCGGGTTGTCCTTCCGAACCGCGAACGATGTTCCGTTGCATGAGATCCGGGCGGCCCTCGCCGACGAAGTGCGCGGGCTGCGGCTGGACGCGGGCGAGTGGGTGCTGGTGGTGGACGCGCGGAACAAGCCGGTCGGGTGGATGGACGTCACCGGGGTCGAGGGGTTGCGCGCGGGTCGCGCGCTGGCCGACAGCATGTCGGCAGGCGGCTCACTGTTCACCCCGACCGGTGACCTGCGCCAGGCCCTGGACGCCGCGATCTCCTCCCCCTCGGGGATCGGCGTAGCCGTGGACGACGAGGGCGCGGTCCGTGGCGGCGTGCTGGCCACCGAGGTGCTCGCGCAGCTGGCCGGGCAACGCGCGCGCGAAGACGCCGAACGCAACCGGCACTTCTTCGAAGAACAAGTGACGTGA
- a CDS encoding ABC transporter substrate-binding protein: MYRRPCGAEIAHRRHVGRTAVKSTRTAAAAPRRPALRVTLRAARVFAASSALAVAMVLSACGTSDPLATGGSCSGDGLIVGSANFPESETVANVYAEVLRANGFTVDTKLDIGSREAYIPALRKCAISVIPEYTGNLLQYLDKNATATSAADVDSALGKALGSDLAIGTPAPGQDSDAVVVTRATAQRWNLRTIADLAPHSAEVQFGAPAEFQERAGGLPGLKKNYDLAIAANNFVPIADGGGPATVRALVEGQVTAANIFTTSPAIAQNDLVVLEDPKHNFPAQNVVPLFNASKKSDKLLAALNAVSAQLTTAELIELNEAVSGARKTEPKAAAAAWVAAKGLNKPVA; this comes from the coding sequence ATGTACCGGCGGCCGTGCGGAGCCGAGATCGCGCACCGCCGTCATGTCGGAAGGACTGCCGTGAAATCCACCCGCACCGCCGCCGCCGCGCCCCGGCGCCCCGCTCTGCGCGTGACGCTGCGCGCCGCCCGAGTGTTCGCCGCCTCCTCGGCACTCGCCGTCGCGATGGTCCTCTCGGCCTGTGGCACTTCCGATCCGCTCGCCACCGGCGGCAGCTGTTCGGGGGACGGATTGATCGTCGGTTCGGCGAACTTCCCGGAGTCCGAGACCGTGGCCAACGTGTACGCGGAGGTGTTGCGCGCCAATGGATTCACCGTCGACACCAAGCTCGACATCGGCAGCCGCGAAGCCTACATACCGGCATTGCGGAAGTGCGCCATTTCGGTGATCCCCGAGTACACCGGCAACTTGCTGCAGTACCTGGACAAGAACGCCACCGCGACCAGCGCGGCCGACGTGGACAGCGCGCTCGGCAAGGCGCTCGGTTCCGATCTCGCCATCGGTACACCCGCGCCCGGGCAGGATTCGGACGCCGTGGTGGTCACCCGCGCCACCGCCCAGCGCTGGAACCTGCGCACGATCGCGGATCTGGCCCCGCACTCGGCAGAAGTGCAGTTCGGCGCGCCCGCCGAATTCCAGGAGCGGGCAGGGGGACTGCCCGGGCTGAAGAAGAACTACGACCTCGCCATCGCCGCGAACAATTTCGTGCCGATCGCCGACGGCGGCGGTCCCGCCACGGTGCGCGCGCTGGTCGAGGGCCAGGTGACCGCGGCCAACATCTTCACCACCTCCCCCGCCATCGCGCAGAACGACCTCGTGGTGCTGGAAGACCCGAAGCACAACTTCCCCGCGCAGAACGTCGTTCCGCTGTTCAACGCGAGCAAGAAGTCGGACAAGCTGCTCGCGGCGCTGAACGCGGTATCGGCCCAGCTCACCACCGCCGAGCTGATCGAGCTGAACGAGGCGGTCTCCGGCGCGCGCAAGACCGAGCCGAAGGCCGCCGCCGCGGCCTGGGTCGCCGCCAAAGGGCTGAACAAGCCGGTGGCCTAG